Proteins encoded by one window of Winogradskyella sp. PG-2:
- a CDS encoding FAD-dependent oxidoreductase produces the protein MDKQSHKIHVIGAGISGLIAATVLEKNGFYPVIIEATDRVGGRVKTDIVDSYQLDHGFQVLLTAYPAAQKYLNLESLELQKFLPGASIFKNGKQEIIGDPLRDSSLLFSTLFARIGTFKDKLKILKLNSKLKKKTISEIFSDKEQSTLSYLMDLGFSFRMIDDFFTPFFSGIFLENKLETSSRMFEFVYKMFGEGHATLPKGGIEEIPKQLLNKLKNTTFKYKTQVSSVIDGEIELYKGQKIKSDFTIITTEPSKLIKNLKNQSTEWQSCDTLYFETENRTIRKPIIGLITKHNSLINNIFYHTSLETSLKPDKELLSVTVVDNQNLSGKMLIDCVQKELKQNCGIITSKFIKHYRIPMSLPKLKELQYEMTPSETCLSESIYLAGDLQLNGSLNAAMIAGERAAQGVIESLKK, from the coding sequence TTGGATAAACAGAGTCATAAAATACATGTGATAGGTGCTGGAATTAGTGGGTTAATAGCTGCAACTGTTCTCGAAAAAAATGGATTTTATCCTGTTATTATTGAAGCTACAGATAGAGTAGGAGGAAGAGTGAAAACAGATATTGTGGATAGTTATCAGCTAGATCATGGTTTTCAAGTATTGCTTACTGCTTATCCTGCGGCTCAAAAATATCTTAATTTAGAATCTTTAGAATTACAAAAATTCTTGCCAGGAGCCTCAATTTTTAAAAATGGAAAACAAGAGATAATAGGCGATCCATTAAGAGATTCCTCTCTATTATTTTCAACATTATTTGCTAGAATAGGAACTTTTAAAGATAAATTAAAAATTCTTAAATTAAACAGTAAATTAAAGAAAAAAACGATATCAGAAATCTTTTCAGATAAAGAACAATCGACACTATCTTATTTGATGGACTTGGGTTTTTCTTTTAGAATGATAGATGACTTTTTTACACCTTTTTTTAGCGGAATTTTTCTTGAAAATAAATTAGAAACATCAAGTAGAATGTTTGAGTTTGTCTATAAAATGTTTGGTGAAGGACATGCCACCTTACCAAAAGGCGGTATAGAAGAGATTCCAAAACAACTTTTAAACAAACTAAAAAATACCACTTTTAAATATAAAACACAGGTTTCTTCTGTTATTGATGGAGAAATAGAACTTTATAAGGGTCAAAAAATAAAAAGTGATTTTACAATTATTACTACTGAACCTAGTAAACTAATTAAAAACTTAAAAAATCAATCAACTGAATGGCAAAGCTGTGATACTTTATATTTTGAAACTGAAAATAGAACTATTAGAAAACCTATAATAGGTCTAATTACTAAACACAACTCATTAATTAATAATATCTTTTACCATACAAGTCTAGAAACCTCATTAAAACCTGATAAAGAATTACTTTCTGTAACTGTAGTTGATAATCAAAATCTTTCTGGTAAAATGCTAATAGATTGTGTGCAAAAAGAATTAAAGCAAAATTGTGGCATAATTACGAGTAAGTTTATTAAGCACTACAGAATACCAATGTCTCTACCTAAGTTAAAGGAGTTACAATATGAAATGACACCTTCAGAAACATGTTTGTCTGAAAGTATTTATTTAGCTGGAGACTTGCAACTAAATGGTTCTTTAAATGCAGCTATGATAGCTGGCGAAAGAGCCGCACAGGGCGTTATTGAAAGTTTAAAAAAGTAA
- a CDS encoding DUF2237 family protein, whose protein sequence is MNMTEKNQLNILGTDLELCCNNPATGYFRDGFCRTIQEDSGTHVVCAIMTQEFLDFTKSRGNDLSTPTPHWQFPGLKVGSKWCLCISRWLEAERAGKAPLVVLESTHQKALEYTTIGLLQKYKAEV, encoded by the coding sequence ATGAATATGACAGAAAAAAATCAATTAAATATTCTTGGAACAGATTTAGAATTATGTTGTAATAATCCCGCCACAGGATATTTTAGAGACGGGTTTTGCAGAACAATTCAAGAGGATTCAGGGACTCATGTAGTTTGTGCTATAATGACTCAAGAATTTTTAGATTTTACAAAATCTCGTGGGAATGATCTTTCTACACCAACACCGCATTGGCAATTTCCTGGTTTAAAAGTGGGTTCTAAATGGTGCTTGTGTATCTCTAGGTGGTTGGAAGCTGAGCGTGCTGGAAAAGCGCCATTAGTAGTTCTTGAGTCTACACATCAAAAGGCATTAGAATATACCACCATAGGGTTATTGCAAAAATATAAAGCAGAAGTTTAG